Proteins found in one Candidatus Bathyarchaeota archaeon genomic segment:
- the dnaG gene encoding DNA primase DnaG: protein MKYVVHARFEIEGVVEKPDVIGAVFGQTEGLFGPELDLRELQKTGRIGRIEIDLHSKNDRTSGSITIPTSLDRVSTALIAASIESINRVGPCSAKVTLDKIEDIREARRKVIIDRAKEILHKWNVESMPSVDEVYKEISETMKVGKVEKYGPEDLPAGPTLETSKEIIVVEGRADVINLMRCGIFNTVALEGAKVPESIKKLTKEKPATALLDGDRGGDLILKELLQVTNVKYVGRAPRGKEIEECSCKEIAEALEGKVPVSELIGKHPPAAKKAPPPERKVEVPEPLSQAAKALVGTLEAVLFNDKLELIEKLPVSQLAEKLQQTAGVDTVVFDGIITQRIVDIAGEKNIRRIVASRVSEAVKPVLNVELVTFRDAIGQT, encoded by the coding sequence ATAAAGTACGTTGTACACGCTAGATTTGAAATCGAAGGTGTAGTTGAGAAACCTGATGTTATTGGAGCAGTTTTCGGTCAAACTGAAGGTCTTTTTGGACCAGAGCTTGATCTGCGAGAGCTCCAAAAAACGGGGCGCATCGGCAGAATAGAAATTGATTTACATTCTAAGAATGATAGAACATCAGGTTCAATAACTATACCCACAAGCCTTGACCGTGTTTCTACAGCACTTATTGCTGCAAGCATAGAAAGCATCAATCGGGTCGGTCCATGCTCAGCAAAAGTAACCCTTGATAAAATCGAAGATATCCGCGAAGCACGCCGCAAAGTTATCATTGACCGCGCAAAAGAAATTCTCCATAAATGGAACGTTGAGTCAATGCCGAGCGTTGATGAGGTTTACAAAGAAATCTCTGAAACTATGAAGGTCGGCAAGGTTGAAAAGTATGGACCAGAAGATTTACCAGCAGGACCAACACTGGAAACTTCCAAGGAGATTATTGTTGTTGAAGGTCGCGCAGATGTTATTAATCTGATGCGCTGTGGAATTTTCAATACTGTTGCACTTGAGGGCGCAAAAGTTCCTGAATCCATTAAGAAGTTAACAAAAGAGAAACCTGCCACAGCATTACTTGACGGCGACAGAGGCGGCGACTTAATCCTCAAAGAGCTATTGCAGGTAACAAACGTAAAGTACGTTGGACGTGCACCCCGAGGCAAAGAAATCGAAGAATGCAGCTGCAAGGAAATCGCTGAAGCCTTAGAAGGCAAAGTCCCAGTCAGCGAACTCATAGGCAAACATCCGCCAGCAGCCAAGAAGGCACCGCCACCTGAACGCAAAGTTGAAGTACCAGAACCACTGAGCCAAGCAGCAAAGGCTTTGGTTGGAACGCTTGAAGCTGTCCTATTCAATGATAAACTTGAACTAATCGAAAAGTTACCGGTTAGCCAACTTGCAGAAAAACTTCAGCAAACAGCAGGCGTTGACACAGTAGTTTTCGACGGCATCATCACACAAAGAATTGTTGATATCGCAGGCGAAAAGAACATCAGGCGCATAGTTGCCTCACGCGTTTCGGAAGCGGTTAAACCTGTGTTGAATGTTGAATTGGTAACTTTCCGTGACGCTATCGGTCAAACCTAA
- a CDS encoding DUF3795 domain-containing protein — MRIGVCGIACEKCPKMQKGTCPNGNVGCVARENKFCKICNCAFNKGVKLCFECKDFPCETTKEGPISFGYCMYISGKQ; from the coding sequence ATGCGGATAGGTGTTTGCGGCATCGCTTGCGAGAAATGCCCAAAAATGCAGAAAGGCACTTGCCCAAATGGTAATGTTGGATGCGTGGCACGCGAGAACAAGTTTTGCAAGATTTGTAACTGCGCCTTCAATAAAGGAGTTAAATTATGCTTTGAATGCAAAGATTTTCCCTGTGAAACCACCAAAGAAGGACCAATAAGTTTTGGTTACTGCATGTACATTTCAGGAAAGCAGTAA
- a CDS encoding methyl-accepting chemotaxis protein, producing the protein MQENAGNEAVVQNKYAIYLKGIQSPVMVIDKDFNIVYMNQFGRKLVGEKKSTIKGKKCYDLFKTGDCRTDKCACSKMFDSSKPETGQTVASLVGGDLPIQYTCSPLYDEQRTSIIGAINVITDITQLKQTMDEMDKIIKSATLVSEQVETLSNNILMTSRNVGEMGIQAVETCEKLQSNMSQLEIASQNVSKGAQSLSELSQTTAKTVDNLVALMDAVNKNTDEVNALVNDSNKLAVKLQEDGKITLNAFGNIGNSLGKADNTITDVNTSIKNVAGLAGDISEIAGQVNMLALNAAIEAARAGQAGRGFAVVADAVKQLAGRTRASAETAVKTIDEITKSGNKAMQMTQSAEKAAKEGSTLVNKAVESSHQVAGSMGSILTITGTLRENLQKSMQSLNQVNDAIQQVASVSQESASASEESAVTVTEQAQGAQQVTEVFKKVEAESEKAIALAEEIAVAVKKLKEELSKAKQTNQSAV; encoded by the coding sequence ATGCAAGAGAATGCTGGCAACGAAGCAGTAGTGCAAAATAAGTATGCCATCTATTTAAAAGGCATTCAAAGCCCTGTGATGGTGATCGATAAAGACTTTAACATTGTATATATGAACCAGTTTGGCAGAAAATTAGTCGGTGAAAAGAAAAGCACCATTAAAGGCAAAAAATGTTATGACCTTTTCAAAACAGGAGATTGCAGAACTGACAAGTGTGCCTGCTCCAAAATGTTTGATTCATCAAAACCTGAGACAGGACAAACGGTTGCAAGCTTAGTTGGCGGTGATTTGCCGATTCAGTATACTTGTTCGCCTTTGTATGATGAACAAAGAACGTCCATAATCGGTGCAATCAACGTTATCACCGATATAACGCAACTCAAGCAAACTATGGATGAAATGGATAAAATAATCAAGTCTGCTACACTCGTGTCAGAGCAAGTTGAAACCTTATCCAACAACATTTTGATGACATCACGAAACGTTGGCGAAATGGGAATTCAAGCGGTGGAGACCTGCGAAAAACTCCAAAGTAACATGAGCCAATTAGAAATTGCCAGCCAGAATGTTTCCAAAGGTGCTCAAAGCCTCTCAGAGCTTTCTCAGACAACCGCTAAAACCGTTGATAATCTGGTTGCCTTAATGGACGCTGTTAATAAGAACACGGATGAAGTAAACGCTCTGGTTAATGACTCAAATAAGTTAGCAGTGAAACTTCAAGAAGACGGAAAAATAACGCTTAATGCATTTGGCAATATCGGTAATTCGTTGGGAAAAGCTGACAATACAATCACTGACGTAAACACTTCAATTAAGAATGTAGCAGGGTTAGCTGGTGACATCTCGGAAATTGCAGGACAAGTTAACATGTTGGCGTTGAACGCGGCCATAGAAGCAGCACGTGCTGGTCAAGCAGGAAGAGGTTTTGCAGTTGTTGCGGACGCAGTTAAACAACTCGCAGGGAGAACCCGCGCTTCAGCTGAAACGGCAGTGAAAACAATAGATGAAATTACCAAGTCAGGAAATAAAGCTATGCAGATGACCCAGTCTGCAGAGAAAGCGGCAAAAGAAGGCAGTACACTTGTAAACAAAGCCGTTGAAAGTTCTCATCAAGTAGCAGGCTCGATGGGTTCAATATTGACAATAACTGGTACGTTAAGAGAAAACTTGCAGAAAAGCATGCAGTCACTAAACCAAGTAAACGATGCTATCCAGCAAGTTGCCAGCGTCTCTCAAGAATCCGCGTCTGCCTCAGAAGAATCCGCTGTAACTGTTACTGAACAAGCTCAAGGTGCTCAACAAGTAACTGAGGTTTTCAAAAAAGTTGAGGCTGAAAGCGAGAAAGCAATAGCTTTGGCAGAAGAAATTGCTGTAGCGGTTAAAAAACTCAAAGAAGAACTTTCTAAAGCTAAACAAACAAATCAATCTGCAGTATAG
- a CDS encoding DNA polymerase II, which translates to MKIAFWLLDINPKIDKDTIELWLWGINKAGSRVLVIDRTFTAYFYAVLNEGFDPAKTVKQIKNVYADSIVEVEVVQRRFFGKPVQAIKIYCKNATETGKLAMKLRSLEEVKDCLEDDIRAAMRYLIDNDIVPCGWHEAEATEEENIGGARADKVYALMSPPKQLEDASVPPLRLLSFSMICYSREGSPKPDRNPVLMLSTVASNGEEKQFVAGEDKDDKSVIESFINYVCEFDPDIILSYGANTVDWTYLKSRSRQLGFKLNLDRAHLEPHTSVYGHVSTTGIANIDMLDFLDIFPEVKVKTLWNFADHLGVTNKQKSIDDVFFADYWDEKQKRAELLRFGLDNAHRVYDTAQLLLDLALQLASLTSLPLDHVMTAAVGFRVEWFLIKRAQKIGELVPKRIEQPYLPYAGGLVLSPKAGLHENIAVLDFKSMYPNIMLTYNLSPDTYIAPDAPEPADGVYIAPEVKHRFRKAPPGFYKEALTYLIEVRNAIRNQMKNLSASTVEYRVLDARQKAVKIITNAAYGYAGWIGARWYIKPVAESASAWGRHIILTATQMAEKAGIGVVYGDTDSLFVNYDETKTLQLQQDIKRELKLDVEIDEVYKRIFFTEAKKRYAGLRQDGSIDIVGLEVIRGDWAEVAKEVQERVLEIILREQSPKRAIEYVHATIKALKQRKVPLRDLIIWKTLTKPPEQYAVRAPHVEASKILKEKGWRLTGGDKVGYVILTGKGRLYNRVKPYVFAKYEEVDVEYYVTNQVLPAAARVLAFFNVTVAELLSGTKEKEETKSLTDYF; encoded by the coding sequence ATGAAAATAGCTTTCTGGCTGCTGGATATTAATCCCAAGATTGATAAAGACACAATTGAGCTGTGGCTCTGGGGAATCAACAAAGCTGGCAGTCGAGTGCTTGTTATTGACAGGACTTTTACTGCCTACTTTTACGCTGTGCTCAACGAAGGCTTTGACCCAGCGAAAACTGTTAAACAAATCAAGAATGTTTACGCTGACTCAATTGTGGAAGTAGAAGTTGTTCAACGCCGCTTTTTCGGCAAGCCTGTGCAAGCAATAAAAATCTACTGCAAAAACGCAACCGAAACAGGCAAGCTTGCCATGAAACTTCGAAGTCTCGAAGAGGTAAAAGACTGCCTCGAAGATGACATTCGCGCTGCCATGCGCTACCTAATCGATAACGACATAGTTCCGTGTGGATGGCATGAGGCTGAGGCAACAGAAGAAGAGAACATCGGAGGTGCTAGAGCTGACAAAGTTTATGCTCTAATGTCCCCGCCCAAACAATTGGAAGATGCCTCAGTGCCACCGCTAAGACTTTTGAGTTTTTCGATGATTTGTTATAGCCGTGAGGGGTCTCCAAAACCTGATAGAAATCCTGTTTTGATGTTGTCAACGGTAGCCAGCAATGGTGAAGAAAAGCAGTTTGTTGCAGGCGAGGATAAAGATGATAAGTCCGTAATTGAGAGCTTCATTAATTATGTTTGTGAATTTGACCCTGACATCATACTAAGTTACGGCGCCAACACCGTCGATTGGACTTATCTTAAAAGCAGAAGCCGCCAGCTTGGATTCAAATTAAACTTAGATAGAGCACATCTTGAACCGCACACTAGTGTTTATGGTCATGTTTCAACTACGGGAATTGCTAACATCGACATGCTTGACTTTTTAGATATCTTTCCAGAAGTTAAAGTTAAAACGCTTTGGAATTTCGCTGATCACTTGGGAGTAACAAACAAGCAAAAGAGCATTGACGACGTATTTTTTGCGGATTACTGGGATGAAAAACAAAAACGCGCTGAGCTATTACGATTTGGGTTAGATAACGCCCACAGAGTTTATGACACGGCACAGTTGCTTTTAGATTTAGCCCTACAACTCGCAAGCCTAACAAGCCTGCCTTTAGACCATGTAATGACCGCGGCTGTAGGCTTCCGTGTAGAGTGGTTTTTAATAAAAAGAGCCCAGAAAATAGGCGAACTTGTTCCTAAACGCATCGAGCAACCTTACTTGCCTTATGCTGGGGGGCTTGTTCTTTCACCTAAAGCGGGCTTACATGAAAACATCGCCGTCTTGGATTTCAAGTCAATGTACCCAAACATAATGTTGACCTACAATCTCTCACCCGACACCTACATCGCACCAGATGCACCAGAACCAGCCGACGGAGTCTACATTGCACCCGAAGTGAAGCATCGCTTTCGTAAAGCACCACCTGGATTCTACAAAGAAGCACTAACATACCTAATTGAAGTACGAAACGCTATACGTAACCAAATGAAAAATCTAAGCGCAAGCACTGTTGAATATCGAGTGTTAGATGCAAGGCAAAAAGCAGTCAAAATCATAACGAACGCTGCTTATGGTTACGCTGGCTGGATTGGCGCAAGATGGTACATTAAGCCAGTCGCTGAATCAGCATCAGCGTGGGGTAGGCACATTATTTTGACAGCGACACAGATGGCTGAGAAAGCTGGGATAGGCGTAGTTTATGGTGATACTGATAGCTTGTTTGTAAATTATGATGAAACCAAAACACTACAGTTGCAACAGGACATTAAGCGAGAGCTCAAGCTTGATGTGGAAATCGACGAGGTGTATAAACGCATTTTTTTCACTGAAGCCAAAAAACGCTACGCAGGCTTACGGCAAGATGGTAGCATAGACATTGTGGGCTTAGAAGTGATTCGTGGAGACTGGGCAGAAGTTGCCAAAGAAGTACAGGAGCGCGTGCTTGAGATAATTCTCAGGGAGCAGTCACCTAAGAGAGCAATCGAATACGTGCACGCCACCATTAAAGCGCTCAAGCAAAGAAAGGTGCCATTACGCGACCTCATCATCTGGAAAACTCTAACGAAACCACCCGAACAGTACGCCGTAAGAGCGCCGCATGTGGAAGCGTCTAAAATACTCAAGGAAAAGGGCTGGAGATTAACAGGCGGCGACAAAGTAGGCTATGTAATTTTAACGGGCAAGGGGCGGCTCTACAACCGCGTAAAACCTTACGTTTTTGCAAAATACGAAGAAGTGGACGTTGAATATTATGTTACTAATCAGGTTTTGCCAGCGGCAGCGCGAGTTCTTGCATTCTTTAATGTAACCGTGGCAGAACTGCTTAGCGGAACGAAAGAAAAAGAAGAAACTAAAAGCTTAACAGATTACTTTTAG
- a CDS encoding ParB N-terminal domain-containing protein, with product MSLRLNPLYEKLLPQMSEQEFNELKASIQSEGQHYPIIVNEDLEVLDGHHRFRACIELGIEPDFEVRKFEDKLLEKKFVIEANLRRRHLNNFQLVELAVPLLEIEKALAKKRQSAGGKSGRNLQLGLAPDDAEPAPAVKAKATEIVAKKAGLSTRTFERGKKIIEKASETDKQKLREGKVSIAKVYQEIVDSQKPIQKVAETQVIKQESPRELQNKAELLALLERLKNNELFCPSCGNSMFECSKCYKTLQTLLEAKGSGEESK from the coding sequence ATGAGCCTTCGCTTAAACCCTCTATATGAAAAACTGCTTCCGCAAATGTCTGAACAAGAATTCAACGAACTCAAGGCATCCATACAGTCAGAGGGCCAGCATTACCCTATAATTGTCAATGAAGACCTAGAAGTACTAGATGGTCACCACAGATTTCGAGCTTGCATTGAACTTGGAATCGAGCCAGATTTTGAAGTACGCAAATTTGAAGATAAACTACTCGAAAAAAAATTTGTTATAGAAGCAAACCTGAGACGCCGCCACTTAAATAACTTCCAACTCGTAGAACTAGCAGTTCCATTGCTCGAAATTGAAAAAGCGCTCGCGAAAAAGCGCCAATCCGCAGGTGGCAAGAGCGGACGAAACTTGCAATTGGGGTTAGCGCCAGATGACGCTGAGCCTGCCCCAGCGGTTAAGGCAAAAGCAACCGAAATTGTGGCAAAAAAAGCTGGGCTTTCAACTCGAACGTTTGAGCGGGGCAAGAAAATCATTGAAAAGGCAAGTGAGACAGATAAGCAAAAGTTACGGGAAGGAAAAGTCAGTATTGCTAAAGTCTACCAAGAAATCGTAGATAGCCAAAAACCAATCCAAAAAGTCGCTGAGACCCAAGTTATAAAGCAAGAGTCTCCACGTGAACTGCAGAACAAAGCAGAATTGTTAGCGTTGTTGGAGCGACTGAAAAACAATGAGTTATTTTGTCCATCCTGTGGGAACTCCATGTTTGAATGTAGCAAATGCTACAAAACTCTCCAGACGCTACTGGAAGCCAAGGGTTCAGGGGAAGAAAGCAAATAA
- a CDS encoding MMPL family transporter — translation MAQGKVNVFGKLGRLITKRKFSMIAVWMLLLAIVLPIVLTASGVNSLQLGSSTESNLESVKASDIITAQFQKTVSNNSLIIIISTDNASSIKTQQFIDELITQIKEDPRISGLENVTSVYSILIPALNQTNEGVYLAYKNGNLTYNLLYSVPTIYSNVWFAAYNETKNGNLVSGLNQINQAIYAVFDNANMTYNLLYSVPAIYLNVWGQAYQQTMNVGMSNQIAYQQTATILTQADPTAYAQYTSHLLDAFNATWCLSFLDPSTQTLTPTERASLAANITNQQYINNFLGSNATAKAFATALTSTFSLEAFLTNTQEQNNAQLRDFSIRYIADSSGSSIAFVTAVYNLGKTPSTSSLAALADDVIWYSTNYNMTKFIPLFNEISYNQTKSILKDADESSYVNYTSHLLDFFNASWSQRVPSQPTQNWINQTASAAAKVANAQFIAAYLNDSKDFADAVASTFTLQDFLEANTTETNSKLRELTINYVSNSSGLSKELITAIFDMGENATSNALQTLASNIAWNPDAYNIGEQFNSLITSFVSSSKDVTLVSVTFTESNDDNLVAIRDIIKFKLAQNLAGIHSVQVTGSDALNYDFSQSTNEDLELILPFTIALLVIATALFFRSIVTPIVTLGTIGVGLGVSQIFPYLVGTYINQVDYIVTSVLLTVLIGVGTDYTIFILARHREERINGLPLHEAILKSITWAGESIVTSGATTIISFIALAATSLVMLQTMGLVVGLGVIVTLLASLTFAPALATILGDRIFWPDTGERFKRYSEAIAEKTKRGAGYFARSSAFSVKHGKAIIIIAILITVPLFYVYATADVTYDFLGGASAHLESIAGSRTLTDSFGGGRLMPTYVVVTFSQSIIASGSFNMGEMSTLENISSMIAIHEGVQEVSGPTMSFGEPVDYQTITNDTDSTIYNAMLDAIGADNQSALITVKFKVDPYSNEAMAYTQEIRNTIHDNFDDVANVTGIYVGGTTGAILDTKNTFQDQFNVILPIVAISVGAVLFIVLGSLILPFFALLSIFMSIVWSLAATALVFQSAFNYGLLFITPLVLFVLLLGLGMDYNIFILTRIREEATKDKKLNEAIIHGTSQTGGIITAAAIILAGSLGTLMLSNNLLLKEMGFAFCISILIDALIVRTYLVPAVMSVFGKWNWYNPIKRLRRLNTDDKKHAETSENSQP, via the coding sequence GTGGCGCAAGGAAAAGTTAACGTGTTCGGAAAACTTGGGAGATTAATCACAAAACGCAAGTTTTCCATGATTGCCGTTTGGATGCTATTGCTAGCAATTGTTCTGCCTATAGTTTTGACTGCTTCAGGAGTGAACTCGCTACAGCTGGGTTCTTCAACAGAAAGCAACCTTGAATCAGTCAAAGCAAGCGACATAATTACAGCGCAGTTCCAGAAGACAGTGTCCAACAATTCACTCATCATCATAATATCAACGGACAACGCTTCCTCGATTAAAACTCAACAGTTCATTGATGAATTGATTACCCAAATTAAAGAAGACCCCCGCATAAGCGGTCTTGAAAACGTAACCAGCGTCTACTCAATTCTAATTCCAGCTCTCAACCAGACAAACGAGGGCGTCTATCTCGCTTATAAAAACGGAAACTTAACGTATAATTTACTCTACAGCGTTCCAACAATATATTCAAACGTCTGGTTTGCTGCTTACAATGAAACCAAAAATGGAAATTTAGTATCAGGGTTGAACCAAATAAATCAGGCTATTTATGCCGTTTTTGATAACGCAAACATGACTTACAACTTGCTCTACAGTGTACCCGCGATTTATCTTAACGTGTGGGGACAAGCGTACCAGCAGACTATGAACGTAGGCATGTCAAATCAAATAGCCTACCAACAAACTGCTACAATACTAACTCAAGCTGACCCCACAGCATATGCACAATATACATCACACTTGCTTGACGCATTCAACGCTACATGGTGCCTAAGCTTTCTAGACCCATCAACACAAACGTTAACTCCCACTGAGCGTGCATCACTTGCCGCTAACATAACGAACCAGCAGTATATCAACAATTTTTTAGGCTCAAATGCCACAGCAAAAGCTTTCGCAACTGCGTTGACAAGCACTTTTTCGCTGGAGGCTTTCTTAACTAATACTCAAGAGCAGAATAATGCACAACTGCGAGACTTTTCTATTCGGTACATTGCCGACTCGTCTGGTTCATCCATCGCGTTTGTTACGGCGGTTTACAATTTAGGAAAGACCCCGTCTACCAGTTCGCTCGCAGCTTTGGCTGATGATGTTATTTGGTACTCAACAAATTACAACATGACTAAATTTATTCCCTTGTTCAATGAAATCTCATACAACCAGACCAAAAGCATCCTCAAAGACGCTGACGAATCCTCATACGTCAACTATACGTCGCATCTGTTGGATTTCTTTAATGCTTCATGGAGCCAAAGAGTCCCAAGTCAACCAACACAAAACTGGATAAACCAAACCGCCTCGGCAGCCGCGAAAGTTGCGAACGCTCAATTCATCGCTGCCTACCTAAATGACAGCAAAGACTTCGCCGACGCCGTAGCCTCAACGTTTACTTTGCAGGATTTTTTGGAGGCAAACACAACAGAAACAAACAGCAAACTCAGAGAGTTAACGATAAATTATGTTTCTAACTCATCAGGATTATCAAAAGAATTAATCACTGCAATTTTTGACATGGGCGAAAATGCAACATCAAACGCCCTGCAAACTTTGGCATCAAACATCGCTTGGAACCCAGATGCCTATAATATCGGAGAGCAGTTTAATTCATTAATAACCTCATTCGTTTCGTCCTCTAAAGATGTAACTCTTGTATCAGTAACCTTCACTGAGTCAAATGATGATAATCTTGTTGCAATTCGAGATATCATAAAGTTCAAACTAGCTCAAAACCTTGCAGGCATTCATTCAGTGCAAGTGACTGGTTCTGATGCTCTAAACTACGATTTTAGCCAGTCAACCAATGAGGATTTAGAATTGATTCTTCCTTTTACGATTGCCTTGTTGGTAATAGCGACAGCCTTGTTCTTCAGGTCAATTGTCACACCGATTGTCACTTTGGGAACAATAGGCGTTGGTTTGGGCGTTTCACAAATCTTTCCATATTTAGTGGGCACATACATCAACCAAGTTGACTACATAGTTACCTCAGTGTTGCTAACTGTGCTCATTGGAGTCGGAACGGACTATACCATATTCATTTTGGCGCGTCACCGTGAAGAAAGAATAAACGGCTTACCGCTCCACGAAGCAATATTAAAATCAATCACTTGGGCAGGCGAAAGCATAGTAACCAGCGGCGCCACCACCATAATCTCCTTCATAGCGCTTGCAGCCACATCGCTGGTCATGCTTCAAACTATGGGTTTAGTCGTAGGTTTAGGAGTTATTGTTACTTTGCTTGCTTCCCTAACTTTCGCCCCTGCCTTAGCCACTATACTTGGCGACAGGATTTTCTGGCCTGATACAGGGGAACGTTTCAAACGGTACTCAGAAGCAATCGCAGAGAAAACAAAACGTGGGGCGGGGTATTTCGCTAGAAGCAGTGCATTCTCAGTGAAGCATGGAAAAGCAATAATCATCATAGCCATTCTCATCACTGTACCATTATTCTACGTTTATGCCACAGCAGATGTAACTTACGATTTTCTAGGCGGTGCATCAGCGCACTTGGAATCAATAGCTGGCTCACGTACCCTCACTGACTCCTTTGGTGGCGGTCGACTAATGCCAACTTATGTGGTCGTAACATTTTCGCAGTCAATCATAGCTAGCGGTAGCTTTAACATGGGCGAAATGTCGACGCTTGAGAACATCTCCTCTATGATTGCCATTCATGAAGGTGTCCAGGAAGTTTCTGGACCTACCATGTCTTTTGGTGAACCAGTAGATTATCAGACCATTACCAATGACACTGATTCAACTATCTACAATGCGATGTTAGATGCTATAGGCGCAGATAACCAATCAGCACTAATAACTGTGAAGTTCAAAGTTGACCCGTACTCAAATGAAGCCATGGCCTACACACAAGAGATTCGGAACACTATCCATGACAACTTTGACGATGTAGCTAACGTGACTGGAATTTACGTGGGTGGAACAACAGGGGCAATACTGGACACAAAAAACACTTTCCAAGACCAATTTAATGTGATTCTTCCAATAGTTGCAATCTCCGTTGGTGCAGTGCTGTTCATAGTTTTAGGTTCGCTGATTTTGCCATTTTTCGCTCTGCTCTCAATATTTATGAGCATTGTGTGGTCGCTGGCTGCGACGGCATTGGTGTTCCAATCCGCTTTTAACTACGGCTTGCTTTTCATCACGCCGCTTGTTTTGTTTGTTCTATTACTAGGATTAGGCATGGACTATAACATCTTCATCCTCACACGAATCCGTGAAGAAGCCACCAAAGACAAAAAACTCAACGAAGCCATTATCCACGGCACCTCACAAACAGGAGGCATAATCACAGCCGCTGCCATAATCCTCGCTGGCTCACTTGGCACCCTCATGCTATCAAACAACCTGTTACTAAAGGAAATGGGATTTGCTTTCTGCATCTCCATACTCATAGACGCGCTCATCGTTCGAACCTACTTGGTGCCCGCCGTAATGTCCGTCTTCGGAAAATGGAATTGGTACAACCCCATAAAACGCTTAAGACGACTAAACACCGATGACAAAAAACACGCTGAGACATCAGAAAACTCACAACCCTGA
- a CDS encoding helix-turn-helix domain-containing protein, giving the protein MRRLILEVSEKELLKIGIKLPQFSKIKSLELLYFLRQDQEEFAAISQVEFKDSTTKIQELLSGGFLVEAQVLERAKNGSYIVFIRGGPIVSSVVSGIGVQGGYLFPPIGIGDGKIKISFIGNEMQVKEFMEKIDAIGIHYKVVLLADVNFSPISPLSQLTEKQREVLIKAYKLGYYDIPRKITTEELAQKLGLVDSTVVEHLRKAEQRLITQIIEQ; this is encoded by the coding sequence ATGAGACGACTAATCCTTGAGGTTTCCGAGAAGGAACTGCTTAAAATCGGAATCAAACTACCCCAATTCAGCAAAATCAAATCGCTTGAACTCCTCTACTTTCTAAGACAAGACCAAGAAGAGTTCGCTGCAATATCCCAAGTGGAGTTCAAAGATTCAACCACAAAAATCCAAGAACTCCTCTCAGGCGGATTCTTAGTTGAAGCACAGGTACTTGAAAGGGCAAAAAATGGGTCGTACATAGTATTCATACGGGGCGGACCAATCGTGTCCTCAGTCGTAAGCGGTATAGGCGTTCAAGGCGGCTACTTGTTTCCACCAATAGGAATAGGTGATGGAAAAATTAAAATCTCCTTTATAGGCAACGAAATGCAAGTTAAAGAGTTCATGGAAAAAATTGATGCCATAGGTATCCACTATAAAGTGGTGCTCTTGGCAGATGTGAACTTTTCACCCATTTCGCCCCTCAGTCAACTAACTGAGAAACAGCGGGAAGTTCTAATTAAAGCATACAAGCTGGGGTATTATGACATCCCACGGAAAATAACTACTGAAGAGTTAGCGCAAAAGCTTGGACTGGTGGATTCCACTGTGGTAGAGCATTTAAGAAAAGCTGAACAACGGCTAATCACCCAAATAATCGAGCAGTAA